The following are encoded together in the Tepidiforma bonchosmolovskayae genome:
- a CDS encoding DinB family protein, protein MEPPFSLELIRFTAAFQDWANERILRAAVAARPEAAAARIPGSYGDGSLHALLAHVVASERHWLRRWLGDAEAKLDGPATWPTLEAVREAWEAGRAERARFFAELDEARLRSTVRYRRNQPPVPDARPLWQLILHVFNHSTHHRAEAAAILTTIGRPPESVDLIDYIRRDG, encoded by the coding sequence ATGGAGCCGCCGTTTTCGCTTGAATTGATCCGTTTTACGGCGGCGTTCCAGGACTGGGCGAACGAACGGATCCTGCGGGCCGCGGTGGCGGCGAGGCCGGAGGCTGCGGCGGCGCGCATCCCGGGGAGCTACGGCGACGGTTCGCTCCATGCGCTGCTCGCGCACGTGGTGGCCTCGGAGCGGCACTGGCTGCGCCGCTGGCTGGGCGACGCGGAGGCGAAGCTGGACGGCCCGGCGACGTGGCCGACGCTGGAGGCCGTGCGGGAGGCGTGGGAGGCCGGCCGGGCGGAGCGGGCGCGATTCTTTGCGGAGCTGGACGAGGCGCGGCTGCGGAGTACGGTCCGCTACCGGCGGAATCAGCCGCCTGTGCCGGATGCGCGGCCGCTCTGGCAGCTCATCCTCCATGTGTTCAACCATTCGACGCACCACCGGGCGGAAGCGGCGGCGATCCTGACGACCATCGGCCGCCCGCCGGAGAGCGTGGACCTGATCGACTACATCCGGCGGGACGGCTGA
- a CDS encoding SDR family NAD(P)-dependent oxidoreductase, with amino-acid sequence MFELEGRLAVVTGAGSGIGRAIAETLAAQGARVAIADIDLEAARAAAAAIGTARAESFSVDVADQDSVEALRDAVLGRLGVPDILVNNAGWDRAQPFLQTDRPFWEKVVAINLLGPIAICRAFVPAMVERGAGGRVVNIASDAGRVGSTGETVYAGAKGGVIAFTKSLAREVARAGITVNCVCPGPTDTPLFRQQPERIQEALANAIPFKRIARPAEIAAAVAFFASPEAGYITGQVLSVSGGLTMAG; translated from the coding sequence GTGTTCGAACTCGAAGGTAGGCTCGCGGTCGTCACCGGCGCAGGGTCCGGAATCGGCCGCGCTATCGCCGAAACCCTTGCCGCCCAGGGCGCCCGCGTCGCCATCGCCGACATCGACCTCGAGGCCGCCCGCGCTGCCGCAGCGGCCATCGGCACCGCCCGCGCCGAGTCCTTCTCCGTCGACGTCGCCGACCAGGACTCCGTCGAAGCCCTCCGCGATGCGGTGCTCGGCCGCCTCGGCGTCCCCGATATCCTCGTCAACAACGCCGGCTGGGACCGCGCCCAGCCCTTCCTCCAGACCGACCGCCCCTTCTGGGAAAAGGTCGTCGCCATCAATCTGCTTGGGCCCATCGCCATCTGCCGCGCGTTCGTCCCGGCGATGGTCGAGCGCGGCGCCGGCGGGCGCGTCGTTAACATCGCCAGCGACGCCGGCCGCGTCGGCAGCACCGGCGAAACCGTCTACGCCGGCGCCAAGGGCGGCGTCATCGCGTTCACCAAATCGCTTGCCCGCGAAGTCGCCCGCGCCGGGATCACCGTCAACTGTGTCTGCCCGGGTCCGACCGATACCCCGCTCTTCCGCCAGCAGCCCGAGCGCATCCAGGAAGCGCTCGCCAACGCCATCCCCTTCAAGCGGATCGCACGCCCCGCCGAGATCGCAGCCGCTGTCGCCTTCTTCGCCTCGCCCGAGGCCGGCTACATCACGGGGCAGGTCCTCAGCGTCAGCGGCGGCCTCACCATGGCCGGCTGA
- a CDS encoding phosphotriesterase family protein: MATVQTVLGPVDAATLGVTLSHEHILVGMGEDNHHYPWRFDWHATRAAAIRELREAREGGIGTIIDLTTPDLGRDVEFVRDVAREAGINVVVATGIWRDIPRSFWTRDPDEIADIFVHEIEVGIGTTNIRAGVIKVANDMGGVTPEGERILRGAARACKRTGIPISTHQWAPEEVGWQQVRIFEDEGVQMDRVAIGHSADTTDVDYLERLLQRGVYLSMDRYPGAPGRPTWEQRNATVKALIDRGWAGRLMLGHDYAPMPVLKGQQPPAPQGPTRYLFVSTVAVPALLRDGVPQETIDLMLREVPRRFLTGEAA, from the coding sequence ATGGCAACCGTCCAGACCGTCCTCGGCCCCGTCGATGCCGCAACCCTCGGCGTCACCCTCAGCCACGAGCACATCCTCGTCGGCATGGGCGAAGACAACCACCACTACCCCTGGCGCTTCGACTGGCACGCCACCCGCGCCGCCGCCATCCGCGAACTCCGCGAAGCCCGCGAGGGCGGCATCGGCACCATCATCGACCTCACCACCCCCGACCTCGGCCGCGACGTCGAATTCGTCCGCGACGTCGCCCGCGAGGCCGGCATCAACGTCGTCGTCGCTACCGGCATCTGGCGCGATATCCCCCGCTCCTTCTGGACCCGCGACCCCGACGAGATCGCCGACATCTTCGTCCACGAAATCGAAGTCGGCATCGGCACGACCAATATCCGCGCCGGGGTCATCAAGGTCGCCAACGACATGGGCGGCGTCACCCCCGAGGGCGAGCGCATCCTCCGCGGCGCCGCCCGCGCCTGCAAGCGCACCGGCATCCCCATCAGCACCCACCAGTGGGCCCCCGAAGAGGTCGGCTGGCAGCAGGTCCGCATCTTCGAAGACGAAGGCGTCCAGATGGACCGCGTCGCCATCGGCCACAGCGCCGACACCACCGACGTCGACTACCTCGAACGGCTCCTCCAGCGCGGCGTCTACCTCTCGATGGACCGCTACCCCGGCGCGCCCGGCCGCCCCACCTGGGAGCAGCGCAACGCCACCGTCAAAGCGCTCATCGACCGCGGCTGGGCCGGCCGCCTCATGCTCGGCCACGACTACGCGCCCATGCCGGTCCTCAAAGGCCAGCAGCCGCCCGCTCCGCAGGGCCCGACCCGCTACCTCTTCGTGTCGACCGTGGCGGTCCCCGCCCTCCTCCGCGACGGCGTCCCGCAGGAGACCATCGACCTCATGCTCCGCGAGGTGCCGCGCCGCTTCCTCACCGGCGAAGCTGCCTGA
- a CDS encoding acyltransferase produces MPALAALRAALRPIARPARQALGPLRRARWRARYLRDGIEGIAMELRSATHHHDELLRMFGAAVGRDVSIHGPIHIVNAGADFRNLRIGSRVHLGTDVLIDLADRVTIEDEATLSMRASIVTHIDVGPGPLRERRPREQGPVRIGRGAYLGLGATVLHGVTVGEGATIGAHALVDRDVPPGATVLAPRARRAPEPAE; encoded by the coding sequence ATGCCAGCCCTCGCCGCCCTCCGCGCCGCCCTCCGCCCCATCGCCCGGCCCGCCCGGCAGGCGCTCGGGCCCCTTCGCCGCGCCCGCTGGCGCGCCCGCTACCTCCGCGACGGCATCGAAGGCATCGCCATGGAGCTGCGCTCCGCCACCCACCACCACGACGAACTCCTCCGCATGTTCGGCGCCGCCGTCGGCCGCGATGTCTCCATCCACGGGCCCATCCACATCGTCAACGCCGGCGCCGATTTCCGGAACCTCCGCATCGGCAGCCGCGTCCACCTCGGCACCGACGTCCTCATCGACCTCGCCGACCGCGTCACCATCGAGGACGAGGCCACCCTCTCCATGCGCGCCAGCATCGTCACCCACATCGATGTCGGCCCCGGCCCCCTCCGCGAACGCCGCCCCCGCGAACAGGGCCCCGTCCGCATCGGCCGCGGCGCCTACCTCGGCCTCGGCGCCACCGTCCTCCACGGCGTCACCGTCGGCGAAGGCGCCACCATCGGCGCCCACGCCCTCGTCGACCGCGACGTCCCGCCCGGCGCCACCGTCCTCGCCCCCCGCGCCCGCCGCGCGCCGGAGCCTGCGGAGTGA
- a CDS encoding ArsR/SmtB family transcription factor: MKAIPTLSTDEERAAAIFRALGNPARVAIVSELARRAACVSDLVAALPLAQSTVSQHLKVLKEAGIVRGEIEGPGACYCLDPEAIRWIAKFCYDLCCPPGAGEPACS; this comes from the coding sequence ATGAAGGCCATCCCGACCCTCTCCACCGATGAGGAGCGCGCCGCCGCCATCTTCCGCGCCCTCGGCAACCCCGCCCGCGTGGCCATCGTCAGCGAGCTCGCCCGCCGCGCAGCCTGCGTCAGCGACCTCGTCGCGGCCCTCCCCCTCGCCCAGTCGACCGTCTCCCAGCACCTCAAGGTGCTGAAGGAGGCCGGCATCGTGCGGGGCGAAATCGAGGGCCCCGGCGCCTGCTACTGCCTCGACCCCGAGGCCATCCGCTGGATCGCAAAGTTCTGCTACGACCTCTGCTGCCCGCCCGGCGCCGGCGAACCCGCCTGCTCCTGA
- a CDS encoding alpha/beta fold hydrolase: protein MGDIVHREVQANGIRMHVAEAGSGFPVVFCHGFPELWYSWRHQLRALAEAGYRAIAPDMRGYGGTDAPEDPRQYTMKVLCADMAGLLDALGLERAVFVGHDWGGAVVWQMGLRYPERTAAIVGLNTPYAPPSNRRTTEALRDYHGLTDDTFYMRYFLRPGVAEAELEADIERTFHKVFMDWTRAEDFTTFMRVGGDGSGVLARIPDDRRSFLSDEEIAVYVEAYRKTGFRGGLNWYRAADLNAEEEGAPQGPQLHVPAMMITAANDTILKPEMAAAMPALIPGIRMEHLERCGHWTQQERPDEVNRLLLDFLAGRGLPQG from the coding sequence GTGGGCGACATCGTGCACCGCGAGGTGCAGGCGAACGGAATCCGGATGCACGTGGCGGAGGCCGGGAGCGGCTTTCCGGTGGTGTTCTGCCACGGGTTCCCGGAGCTGTGGTATTCGTGGCGGCACCAGCTGCGGGCGCTCGCGGAGGCGGGCTACCGGGCGATCGCGCCGGATATGCGCGGCTACGGCGGCACCGACGCGCCGGAGGACCCGCGCCAGTACACGATGAAGGTGCTCTGCGCGGACATGGCGGGTCTGCTCGATGCGCTGGGGCTGGAGCGGGCCGTGTTCGTGGGGCACGACTGGGGCGGTGCGGTGGTCTGGCAGATGGGGCTGCGCTACCCGGAGCGGACGGCCGCGATCGTGGGGCTGAACACGCCGTACGCGCCGCCATCGAACCGGCGCACGACGGAGGCGCTGCGCGACTACCACGGCCTGACCGACGACACGTTCTACATGCGCTACTTCCTCCGGCCGGGGGTGGCCGAAGCGGAGCTGGAGGCGGACATCGAGCGGACGTTCCACAAGGTGTTCATGGACTGGACGCGGGCGGAGGACTTCACGACCTTCATGCGGGTGGGCGGCGACGGGAGCGGGGTGCTGGCCCGCATCCCCGACGACCGGCGCTCGTTCCTTTCGGACGAGGAGATTGCGGTGTACGTGGAGGCGTACCGGAAGACGGGGTTCCGCGGGGGGCTGAACTGGTACCGGGCCGCCGACCTGAACGCCGAGGAGGAGGGTGCGCCGCAGGGGCCCCAGCTGCACGTGCCGGCGATGATGATCACGGCCGCGAACGACACCATCCTGAAGCCGGAGATGGCGGCGGCAATGCCGGCGCTCATCCCGGGCATCCGGATGGAGCACCTCGAGCGGTGCGGGCACTGGACCCAGCAGGAGCGCCCGGACGAGGTGAACCGCCTGCTGCTCGACTTCCTTGCGGGGCGGGGGCTGCCGCAGGGCTGA
- a CDS encoding DegT/DnrJ/EryC1/StrS family aminotransferase, giving the protein MAELRIPFFRPAIDDDDIAAVADTLRSGWLTSGPNLREFERELSAACGAPYVNAVNSCTAALHLCLRAWDIGPGDEVIVPAYTFSATATVVVHTGARPVLVDVRERDANLDPEAFERAITPRTKAVIPVHFAGEPCDMDAILAIARPRGIRVLEDAAHAIGAAYRGRPIGSIGDATAFSFYATKNITTGEGGALATFDQALSDRVRILTLHGMTRDAWNRYDAGGSWRYDIVEFGFKDNLTDLAAALGRRQLAKLERLTEARTRIAMRYIANLRDEPLLTLPAFDEANRHAWHLFMVRVDNRRSPVHRDDVIRRLAERGIGTSVHFIPLHFHTAYRKLGYQPGDFPVSERIFDGAISLPLFPAMTDEDVDFVCENLREILHPNA; this is encoded by the coding sequence ATGGCCGAACTGCGCATCCCCTTCTTCCGCCCCGCCATCGACGACGACGATATCGCCGCCGTCGCCGATACCCTGCGCAGCGGCTGGCTCACCAGCGGCCCCAACCTCCGCGAATTCGAACGCGAGCTCTCCGCCGCCTGCGGAGCACCGTACGTCAACGCCGTCAACTCCTGCACCGCCGCCCTCCACCTCTGCCTCCGCGCGTGGGACATCGGCCCCGGCGACGAAGTCATCGTCCCCGCCTACACCTTCTCCGCCACCGCCACCGTCGTCGTCCATACCGGCGCCCGGCCTGTCCTCGTCGACGTCCGCGAACGCGACGCCAATCTCGACCCCGAGGCGTTCGAGCGCGCCATCACCCCCCGCACGAAGGCCGTCATCCCCGTCCACTTCGCCGGCGAACCGTGCGACATGGACGCCATCCTCGCGATCGCCCGCCCCCGCGGCATCCGTGTCCTCGAAGATGCCGCTCACGCCATCGGCGCCGCCTACCGCGGCCGCCCCATCGGCTCCATCGGCGACGCCACTGCCTTCAGCTTCTACGCCACCAAGAACATCACCACCGGCGAAGGCGGCGCACTCGCCACCTTCGACCAGGCCCTCAGCGACCGCGTCCGCATCCTCACCCTCCACGGCATGACCCGCGACGCCTGGAACCGCTACGACGCCGGCGGCAGCTGGCGGTACGACATCGTCGAATTCGGCTTCAAGGACAACCTCACCGACCTCGCCGCCGCGCTCGGCCGTCGCCAGCTCGCGAAGCTCGAGCGCCTCACCGAGGCCCGCACCCGCATCGCCATGCGCTACATCGCCAACCTCCGCGATGAGCCGCTCCTCACCCTCCCCGCCTTCGACGAGGCCAACCGCCACGCCTGGCACCTCTTCATGGTCCGCGTCGATAACCGGCGCTCCCCAGTGCACCGCGACGACGTCATTCGCCGCCTTGCCGAGCGCGGCATCGGCACCTCCGTCCACTTCATCCCGCTCCATTTCCACACCGCCTACCGCAAACTCGGCTACCAGCCCGGCGATTTCCCCGTTTCCGAACGAATTTTCGACGGCGCAATCAGTCTCCCCCTCTTCCCGGCGATGACGGACGAAGACGTCGATTTCGTCTGCGAAAATCTGCGCGAAATTCTTCACCCGAACGCTTGA